A genomic region of Runella rosea contains the following coding sequences:
- a CDS encoding Crp/Fnr family transcriptional regulator translates to MQSAFDSLKKLTLSIQPLSEEEWQAFSKLWKPFTAKRKEVITTAGEQEKYLYFVVEGVQRVYYFDEQHREATLVFTYAPSFGGVLDALMLQKPSRYSYETLTASVFLRASYHDLQTLMQFHPAIELLIRQGITGALTGVLERLVELQCFSTEERFRRLLQRSPHILQLVPHKYLANYLGMDATNFSKLINKVKMD, encoded by the coding sequence ATGCAAAGTGCCTTTGATTCCTTAAAAAAACTTACGCTTTCGATTCAGCCGCTTTCGGAGGAGGAATGGCAAGCCTTTTCTAAACTTTGGAAGCCTTTTACGGCCAAACGAAAAGAGGTCATAACGACCGCTGGCGAGCAGGAGAAGTATTTATATTTTGTGGTTGAAGGTGTTCAGCGGGTCTATTATTTTGACGAACAACACCGCGAAGCAACGCTCGTTTTTACCTATGCACCGTCGTTTGGCGGGGTACTCGACGCGCTGATGTTACAAAAACCGTCGCGTTATTCTTACGAAACCCTCACCGCTTCCGTCTTTTTAAGGGCTTCTTATCACGACTTACAAACGTTAATGCAATTCCATCCTGCTATTGAACTCCTTATCCGACAAGGTATTACGGGAGCACTTACGGGGGTATTGGAGCGACTCGTTGAATTGCAATGCTTTAGTACCGAAGAACGTTTCCGTCGACTACTGCAACGCAGCCCTCATATTTTACAATTGGTTCCTCACAAGTATTTGGCCAATTATCTGGGCATGGATGCGACCAATTTCAGCAAACTCATCAACAAAGTGAAAATGGACTAA
- a CDS encoding DinB family protein, whose translation METLPKEQLLNSLEHLVDGHLQQAIQHFQNMTARDLLQPAPDGGWSIAQCLDHLNSYGHYYLPKIQQGIAKNVHLTPKDTFKSSWLGAYFIKMMDPETGKKKYKAFKGHIPAPNLDAYAVVAEFIQQQENLLIFLKEARSADLNAIRIPISIARFITLKLGDVFQFIIAHDERHIRQAMRNMAEKTSARF comes from the coding sequence ATGGAAACACTCCCTAAAGAACAATTATTGAACAGTCTCGAACACCTCGTGGATGGCCACTTACAGCAGGCTATCCAGCATTTTCAAAACATGACCGCGCGCGATTTGCTCCAGCCCGCACCAGACGGTGGCTGGAGCATCGCGCAGTGTCTAGACCACCTCAATAGTTATGGACACTATTATTTGCCAAAAATTCAGCAAGGAATTGCAAAAAACGTTCATTTGACGCCCAAAGACACCTTTAAAAGTTCTTGGCTTGGGGCTTATTTCATCAAAATGATGGACCCCGAAACGGGTAAAAAGAAATACAAAGCGTTTAAAGGGCACATTCCTGCACCCAATTTAGATGCTTATGCGGTAGTGGCCGAATTTATTCAGCAACAGGAAAATTTGCTGATTTTTCTAAAAGAAGCTCGTTCAGCTGACCTAAACGCCATCCGAATCCCGATTTCCATTGCGCGTTTTATCACGCTGAAGCTTGGTGATGTGTTCCAGTTTATCATCGCCCATGACGAACGGCATATCAGGCAGGCTATGCGGAACATGGCTGAGAAAACGTCGGCGAGGTTTTGA
- a CDS encoding formylglycine-generating enzyme family protein: protein MKHYLYALYISLAVGQSTLAQPTPPKGMVYVPAGPFIMGSHYGDPDERPQQMAMTNAFFIDKYEVSNAEFAQFDPEFKFPAGKENNAVIVTWHQAAAYAKWAKKRLPTEKEWEKAARGTDGRVFPWGNVYDESFVVWDQKTSRGGSIAKPESPYGCFDMAGSVWEWTADWYKPYPGNDAPMEQYGETYKVMRGGSNFNDQALTRTTHRYYLHPEKISRYNVGFRCVRDVE from the coding sequence ATGAAACACTACCTCTACGCGTTGTATATAAGTTTGGCTGTGGGGCAATCAACGTTGGCCCAACCTACCCCACCCAAAGGCATGGTGTATGTGCCCGCGGGCCCTTTTATCATGGGCAGCCACTACGGCGACCCCGACGAGCGACCACAGCAAATGGCCATGACCAACGCCTTTTTTATTGATAAATACGAAGTAAGCAACGCGGAATTTGCCCAATTTGACCCCGAATTCAAATTTCCAGCGGGTAAAGAAAACAACGCGGTCATCGTGACTTGGCACCAAGCTGCGGCCTACGCCAAATGGGCAAAAAAACGCCTACCCACCGAAAAAGAATGGGAAAAAGCGGCACGCGGAACCGACGGCCGCGTATTTCCGTGGGGCAACGTGTACGACGAATCCTTTGTGGTTTGGGACCAAAAAACCTCAAGGGGTGGCTCGATTGCCAAGCCAGAAAGTCCGTATGGCTGCTTTGACATGGCAGGCAGTGTGTGGGAGTGGACCGCCGACTGGTATAAGCCCTACCCTGGCAATGACGCTCCGATGGAACAGTACGGCGAAACCTACAAAGTGATGCGCGGCGGTTCTAATTTCAACGACCAAGCGTTGACCCGTACCACGCATCGGTATTATTTACATCCCGAAAAAATCAGCCGGTACAATGTAGGGTTTCGCTGCGTTAGGGATGTTGAATAG
- a CDS encoding Crp/Fnr family transcriptional regulator, producing the protein MTEIDKLSFALQQFAGLTAEDFELSAAYWKHKTYKKGEFYNVHRNICKDLGFVTSGTFRSYTVNEETGEEKNVFLYSSHGFLVTFKSFINQIPCDYHTQALTDATIVYINIIDLLSLYRQSHQWETFGRLLAQEAFNVTMTRLEGFLFKSPEQRYLDLIHDHPDIFNNVPLYHISSYLGIQGPSLSRIRKRLSRK; encoded by the coding sequence ATGACCGAAATCGACAAATTGAGCTTTGCCCTTCAGCAGTTTGCCGGCTTGACTGCCGAAGATTTTGAACTGTCGGCCGCGTATTGGAAACATAAAACGTACAAAAAAGGCGAGTTTTACAACGTTCACCGCAACATTTGTAAAGATTTGGGATTTGTCACCTCTGGTACTTTCCGTTCTTATACCGTCAATGAAGAAACGGGCGAGGAGAAAAACGTTTTTTTGTATTCCTCCCATGGCTTCTTGGTCACTTTCAAGAGTTTTATCAATCAAATTCCCTGCGATTACCACACCCAAGCCCTAACCGACGCCACGATTGTTTACATCAACATCATTGATTTATTATCGCTTTATCGACAATCGCACCAATGGGAAACCTTCGGCAGGCTTTTAGCGCAGGAAGCCTTCAATGTAACCATGACTCGGTTGGAGGGATTTTTGTTCAAATCTCCCGAACAACGTTACCTCGATTTGATACACGACCACCCAGATATTTTCAACAACGTGCCGTTGTACCATATTTCCTCGTATTTGGGCATCCAAGGCCCTTCATTGAGCCGTATCCGAAAAAGACTTTCGCGTAAATAG
- a CDS encoding DUF6896 domain-containing protein, with translation MNRTTDILKIKSVEQIPTLEQIGAIPRERKLKLVFERGVQNQRERIGQNLKNQLLDFQIGIHTIEPEINIAKLITDKEIEDNQDFFEQCAKDYRQLGEELIYKLVDKLELKLNKEFPLETFNQLIREDRGKGKIENWKYYVHGFHCGFDNVETGQYIEVPLVFGQEFGDLDPYFFSKYIKSTIKYKPLPIEIYEDYADGLKINEKMISLGKFEKISSNVGNHYGTVVSDRQKVEIKSYLDLEKMYNEQNKQNEKPKFNFWKFIGLKK, from the coding sequence TTGAATAGAACTACAGACATATTAAAAATAAAATCAGTTGAACAAATTCCAACACTTGAACAAATTGGAGCAATTCCACGAGAGCGGAAATTAAAACTTGTATTTGAAAGAGGAGTTCAAAATCAACGAGAAAGAATTGGACAAAATCTAAAAAATCAACTTTTAGATTTTCAAATTGGAATACATACAATTGAACCAGAAATAAACATCGCTAAACTTATAACAGACAAAGAAATTGAAGATAATCAAGATTTTTTTGAGCAGTGTGCAAAGGATTACAGACAATTAGGGGAAGAATTAATATATAAGTTAGTTGACAAACTTGAACTGAAGCTAAATAAGGAATTTCCTTTGGAAACTTTTAACCAATTAATCAGAGAAGATAGAGGAAAGGGAAAAATTGAAAATTGGAAATATTATGTTCACGGTTTTCATTGCGGTTTTGACAATGTTGAAACGGGACAATATATTGAAGTCCCACTTGTTTTCGGACAGGAGTTTGGAGATTTGGACCCTTACTTTTTTTCGAAATATATTAAATCAACAATTAAATACAAACCTCTACCCATTGAGATTTATGAAGATTATGCAGACGGACTAAAAATTAATGAAAAGATGATTTCACTTGGGAAATTTGAGAAAATCAGCTCGAATGTTGGCAATCATTACGGAACCGTAGTTTCTGACAGACAAAAAGTAGAAATAAAATCATATTTGGATTTGGAAAAAATGTACAATGAACAAAACAAACAAAATGAGAAACCTAAATTTAACTTTTGGAAATTTATAGGGCTGAAAAAATAA
- a CDS encoding aceric acid hydrolase yields the protein MKKHLFVFLWAACSAPLFAQNEGLINTAKSPFAKLYSPGMSDVRWTGGFWADRFRVCKETMVPHLWKVYTDPNISHSFRNFEIAAGVVEGNFKGPSFHDGDFYKTFEAVASLYAATKDPAWDAIMDKAIDIMAQAQREDGYIYTKAIIEQKKTGKTKLFEDKLSFEAYNFGHLMTAACVHHRATGKSTLLDIAKKSADFLIGFYKVATPEQARNALCPAHYMGLTELYRTTREKKYLDLVTYLINIKGATEGTDDNQDRIPFRQQTVAMGHAVRGTYLYAGVADVYAETGEDSLMRSLNLIWDNLTQRKMYVTGACGALFDGVSPYGTSYKPNDVQKTHQAFGRDYQLPNVSAHNETCANIGNVLFNRRMFTLTGDAKYIDVVELALYNSVLSGISLSGDAFFYTNPLSASNDFPYQLRWMGGRLPYIRISNCCPPNTVRTITEVSDYAYSLSDNAVWCNLFGSSRLQTSLKNGQPLQLQQESNYPWDGNVKITVNQAPADPFQIKLRLPGWCAEAKLMINGKATDFTVEKGYVTLQRSWKKGDVIQWALEMPVELLESNPLVEENRNQIAVKRGPIVYCAESNDMPANTRVFDIALPANMAFQPVSVTIGNSSVMGLEGNAVVINEQKWQNQLYRPLSKSKKTLPLRLIPYYAWANRGPSEMTVWLPVVR from the coding sequence ATGAAAAAACACCTTTTTGTATTCTTATGGGCCGCTTGTTCGGCTCCACTTTTTGCCCAAAACGAAGGGTTAATCAACACTGCCAAAAGCCCCTTCGCAAAACTTTATTCGCCCGGAATGTCAGACGTCCGGTGGACAGGTGGTTTTTGGGCCGACCGCTTTCGGGTATGTAAAGAAACAATGGTTCCGCACCTGTGGAAGGTCTATACAGATCCAAATATCAGTCATTCGTTCCGTAATTTTGAAATCGCCGCTGGGGTAGTGGAGGGGAATTTTAAAGGGCCGTCGTTCCATGACGGTGATTTTTACAAAACCTTTGAAGCCGTAGCGAGCCTTTATGCAGCCACCAAAGACCCCGCATGGGACGCCATCATGGATAAGGCCATTGACATCATGGCTCAAGCCCAGCGCGAAGACGGGTACATTTATACCAAAGCCATCATTGAGCAAAAGAAAACGGGGAAGACCAAGCTGTTTGAAGATAAACTCAGTTTTGAAGCTTATAACTTCGGACACTTGATGACGGCAGCTTGCGTTCATCACCGCGCGACGGGTAAAAGCACATTGCTGGATATTGCTAAGAAATCCGCCGATTTTCTGATTGGTTTTTACAAAGTGGCCACGCCCGAACAAGCCCGCAATGCGCTCTGCCCCGCGCACTATATGGGGCTGACGGAATTGTACCGCACCACGCGTGAAAAAAAATACCTTGATCTGGTCACTTACCTCATCAACATCAAAGGCGCGACCGAAGGGACTGACGACAACCAAGACCGTATTCCGTTTCGGCAGCAAACGGTGGCCATGGGGCACGCCGTGCGCGGCACGTATCTTTACGCTGGAGTGGCAGACGTGTATGCCGAGACGGGCGAAGATTCACTGATGCGCTCGCTGAATCTGATTTGGGATAATCTCACCCAACGAAAAATGTACGTGACGGGGGCCTGTGGTGCGCTTTTTGACGGAGTATCTCCCTACGGTACGTCGTACAAGCCCAACGATGTCCAAAAAACGCATCAGGCGTTTGGGCGTGACTATCAACTGCCCAACGTCAGCGCCCACAACGAAACCTGCGCCAACATCGGCAATGTGCTTTTCAACCGACGGATGTTTACACTCACGGGCGACGCCAAGTACATCGATGTCGTGGAATTGGCGTTGTACAACAGTGTATTATCGGGCATTAGCCTTTCGGGAGATGCCTTTTTTTATACCAATCCGTTGAGTGCCTCCAACGATTTTCCGTACCAACTCCGTTGGATGGGGGGGCGCCTTCCGTACATTCGCATTTCCAATTGTTGTCCACCCAATACCGTACGTACCATTACGGAAGTGAGCGACTACGCCTACAGTCTGAGCGATAACGCCGTTTGGTGTAACCTGTTCGGCAGCAGTCGATTACAAACGTCGCTCAAAAATGGGCAGCCGTTGCAGTTACAACAGGAAAGCAATTATCCGTGGGACGGTAACGTAAAAATTACGGTAAATCAAGCCCCTGCCGACCCATTCCAGATTAAATTACGTTTGCCGGGCTGGTGTGCGGAAGCTAAATTGATGATTAACGGGAAAGCGACTGATTTTACCGTTGAAAAGGGATACGTAACGCTTCAGCGTTCGTGGAAAAAAGGAGATGTCATTCAATGGGCTCTGGAAATGCCCGTTGAACTGCTAGAATCCAACCCGTTGGTAGAAGAAAACCGTAATCAGATAGCCGTAAAACGAGGCCCCATTGTGTATTGCGCCGAATCCAATGATATGCCCGCCAACACAAGGGTATTTGATATTGCTTTGCCCGCAAACATGGCCTTTCAACCCGTTTCCGTGACCATCGGCAACAGTTCAGTGATGGGTTTGGAAGGAAATGCCGTGGTAATCAACGAACAAAAATGGCAGAACCAACTCTACCGACCCCTATCCAAAAGTAAAAAAACGTTGCCCTTGCGACTGATTCCCTACTACGCTTGGGCCAACAGAGGCCCTTCCGAAATGACGGTTTGGCTGCCAGTGGTACGGTAG
- a CDS encoding DUF6236 family protein — protein sequence MERILLYYPAINIPDGNWLRNSLLYTDKVASIVPFVDMNDKRVDDDTKLLYDNGFYKPISVFNNLNPSHKEFNKFQENFINTIESKEFKAYQKVTKDYPWGQDNGITDYSMYAEKLSHEIVDFLGERNLLKRGNYGVMTVEKNSAIIYMSMLADYLASISSDWITPSTDEQEFEKLTFQLADKKVLTYRLQLESCLPTPSPDTDIKDIIKFKKARQQEMLQFRAVLDTLEQELRNAEDQNEKKLKLIQFQENLQKELLEIKKLLGDSKLDFILNGFSSLLDFKQKEVVGTVSGLGLASAGVVASLPFLGLGAGALLLTGTLISSYKKINRQVEANSSSYIYYAQKAGLLEK from the coding sequence ATGGAACGAATACTACTCTACTATCCTGCCATAAATATTCCAGACGGCAATTGGTTAAGGAACTCTTTACTTTACACAGACAAAGTTGCGAGCATAGTTCCATTTGTTGACATGAACGATAAAAGAGTTGATGATGACACTAAATTACTTTATGATAACGGGTTTTATAAACCAATTTCGGTGTTTAACAATTTAAATCCATCGCACAAAGAATTTAATAAGTTTCAAGAGAACTTTATCAATACAATTGAATCAAAAGAATTCAAGGCATATCAAAAAGTAACAAAGGATTACCCTTGGGGACAAGACAATGGAATTACTGATTATTCAATGTATGCTGAAAAGTTATCGCATGAAATTGTAGATTTTCTTGGCGAAAGAAATTTACTAAAGAGAGGAAACTATGGAGTAATGACAGTGGAGAAAAACTCAGCTATTATTTATATGTCTATGCTCGCAGATTATTTAGCCTCTATAAGTAGCGATTGGATTACACCATCAACTGATGAACAAGAATTTGAAAAACTCACATTTCAATTAGCAGACAAAAAAGTTTTAACCTATCGACTTCAACTTGAAAGTTGCCTACCAACTCCTTCACCCGACACTGACATCAAGGACATTATTAAATTTAAAAAAGCAAGACAGCAAGAGATGCTACAATTCAGAGCAGTTCTTGATACATTAGAGCAAGAGTTAAGAAATGCAGAAGATCAGAACGAGAAAAAATTAAAACTAATTCAGTTCCAAGAAAACCTTCAGAAAGAATTGCTTGAAATAAAAAAACTTTTAGGTGATTCAAAACTTGATTTCATTTTGAATGGATTTAGTTCGCTTCTTGACTTTAAACAGAAAGAAGTTGTGGGAACAGTTTCTGGACTTGGACTTGCAAGTGCAGGTGTTGTAGCAAGTTTACCATTTTTAGGACTTGGGGCAGGTGCTTTACTATTAACAGGAACACTAATATCTTCTTACAAAAAAATAAATAGACAAGTTGAAGCAAATAGCTCAAGTTATATTTACTACGCACAAAAAGCGGGGCTACTGGAAAAATAA
- a CDS encoding acyltransferase family protein, translated as MTQRQYFPHLDLLRVVFVFIVLLHHWMAENPFAFLPFGSTIAFVLSGFLLTGPLLKGKESEASYWYTTSRFLARRLLRTLPVYLLVLFIYVIINRYHFRQYFINFLTFTQNYVIAYHKDPITNPIDYIQTWSLAVQEQFYIFLPLFIYLIPNRFHKLFFIFLSVAGLAIRLWYFSLELPFTYNHYTTECCIDCFGIGALISYYHCKHPDQLKKLLANKTLLGILIFLYLCSMPGYYSSSKNELDFIYYSLYNNLYRITERTFVSLLSVWFIAWGIYYPSQTLTKFSTHPIINYTGKISYGIYIYHFLAAATILKGLYAFGLKPNRFEWWVVCLNFLGTFAVAALSFEYIEKPILKLKDKYFGEKAKQPKKEELAT; from the coding sequence ATGACTCAACGTCAGTACTTTCCACACCTGGACTTATTGAGGGTAGTTTTTGTTTTTATTGTCTTACTGCACCACTGGATGGCCGAAAATCCGTTTGCTTTTTTACCCTTCGGCAGTACAATTGCATTTGTGCTTTCTGGTTTTTTGTTGACAGGGCCTTTGCTAAAAGGGAAAGAAAGTGAGGCATCTTATTGGTATACTACAAGCCGCTTTTTAGCACGGCGCTTACTTCGAACGTTGCCCGTGTATTTATTAGTTTTGTTCATTTATGTCATTATTAATCGGTATCATTTTCGTCAGTATTTTATCAATTTTCTAACGTTTACGCAAAATTACGTCATTGCTTATCACAAAGACCCCATCACCAACCCCATAGACTACATCCAAACGTGGTCATTGGCAGTTCAGGAACAATTCTATATTTTTCTCCCTCTATTTATTTATCTGATACCCAACCGTTTTCACAAGCTTTTTTTTATTTTTTTGTCCGTTGCAGGGTTGGCGATTCGACTTTGGTACTTTTCATTGGAGCTTCCTTTTACCTATAACCACTACACGACGGAATGTTGCATTGATTGTTTTGGTATTGGGGCCTTAATTTCGTATTATCATTGTAAGCACCCCGACCAACTAAAGAAGCTATTGGCGAATAAAACCCTTTTGGGGATATTAATTTTTCTCTATTTATGCAGCATGCCGGGCTATTATAGTAGTTCGAAAAATGAACTAGATTTTATTTATTACTCGCTTTACAACAACCTTTACCGAATTACCGAAAGAACGTTTGTTTCTCTACTTTCTGTCTGGTTCATTGCATGGGGCATTTATTATCCCTCCCAAACATTGACAAAATTCAGTACACATCCCATCATCAATTACACTGGTAAAATCAGTTATGGGATTTATATTTATCATTTTCTGGCCGCCGCCACTATCCTCAAAGGGCTTTACGCATTTGGATTGAAACCCAATCGATTTGAATGGTGGGTAGTTTGTTTAAATTTTTTAGGCACTTTTGCCGTAGCGGCTCTCTCTTTTGAATATATTGAAAAACCCATTTTAAAACTAAAAGATAAGTACTTTGGCGAAAAGGCCAAGCAACCGAAAAAAGAGGAATTGGCGACCTGA
- a CDS encoding alpha/beta hydrolase produces the protein MKSTKTIVLIHGLFVNNTSWAQWKTYFESQGYKVYTPANPGHEGTPAQLRSNIHPDLTQTGFEDVVMNIVKLIDTLPEKPIVVGHSLAGLVVQKLIEMDKAVAGVSIDGAPPKNVLAPWATVKIVLPVVNFFKGNQAYLGSREWYHRAFFNNFTKEESDLLFDKIAVPESRKIARDTLLASFAKIDFKKPHNPLLFIGGEKDNIFSSSFTRRIASSYKDSSSTTDFKEFAGRSHFIAGEKGWKEVAGYVLNWIKKVNA, from the coding sequence ATGAAATCGACAAAAACAATCGTACTTATTCACGGACTATTTGTAAACAACACAAGCTGGGCACAATGGAAAACGTATTTTGAATCGCAGGGCTATAAAGTATATACGCCTGCTAACCCCGGCCACGAAGGTACTCCTGCCCAACTTCGCAGCAACATCCACCCCGACCTCACCCAAACAGGGTTTGAAGATGTGGTGATGAACATCGTAAAATTGATTGACACATTGCCCGAAAAACCAATCGTGGTGGGACACTCATTGGCAGGCTTGGTCGTTCAAAAATTGATCGAAATGGACAAAGCCGTTGCGGGAGTAAGTATCGACGGAGCGCCTCCAAAAAACGTATTGGCACCTTGGGCCACCGTCAAAATCGTACTGCCCGTGGTCAATTTCTTCAAAGGCAACCAAGCTTATTTGGGAAGCAGAGAGTGGTACCACCGCGCTTTTTTCAATAACTTCACCAAGGAAGAAAGTGATTTGCTATTTGACAAAATTGCTGTACCCGAAAGCAGAAAAATTGCGCGTGACACGCTTCTTGCATCGTTTGCCAAAATTGATTTCAAAAAACCCCACAATCCATTGTTATTTATCGGAGGCGAAAAAGACAATATCTTTTCATCCTCCTTTACAAGGCGAATCGCAAGTTCGTACAAGGATAGTAGTAGTACCACCGATTTTAAGGAGTTTGCAGGACGAAGCCACTTTATAGCGGGCGAAAAAGGCTGGAAAGAAGTAGCCGGGTACGTATTGAACTGGATAAAAAAAGTAAATGCATAA
- a CDS encoding DJ-1/PfpI family protein, with amino-acid sequence MNALFTKKQLLSALLVISSLAAFSQSGAVAAPPQAQPKTIGILLFNNFETLDVFGPVEVFGRLKDLYKIEFYSLEGGIISSTQNVKIVTEKLPEDEKLDIFLIPGGQGTRKEVEHEALLSKIKALSSTAVYTLTVCTGSALLAKTGQLNGKTATSNKRAYDWATSQGPQVKWVKKARWTVDGKFYTSAGISAGMDMTLGFISDRHGIDLARKIAYEIEYTWQENKEVDEFYLQDLKTK; translated from the coding sequence ATGAACGCTCTTTTTACGAAAAAACAATTACTATCGGCCTTGTTGGTAATATCCTCTTTAGCGGCTTTTTCGCAGTCAGGTGCGGTTGCCGCCCCCCCCCAAGCCCAGCCCAAAACGATTGGAATTTTGCTTTTCAATAACTTCGAAACCTTGGATGTATTTGGACCCGTGGAGGTCTTCGGTCGGTTGAAAGATTTATATAAAATAGAGTTTTATTCTTTAGAAGGCGGAATCATTTCAAGTACGCAAAACGTAAAAATTGTCACGGAAAAGCTTCCTGAAGACGAAAAATTGGACATTTTCCTCATTCCTGGCGGACAAGGAACGCGCAAAGAGGTAGAGCATGAAGCACTGCTCTCAAAAATCAAAGCCCTTTCTTCCACCGCCGTTTATACCCTGACAGTTTGTACTGGCTCGGCACTGCTGGCCAAAACGGGGCAACTGAACGGAAAAACCGCCACCTCCAATAAACGCGCCTACGATTGGGCCACGTCGCAGGGACCACAGGTAAAGTGGGTAAAAAAAGCCCGCTGGACCGTCGACGGTAAATTTTACACTTCTGCGGGAATATCGGCTGGCATGGACATGACACTGGGTTTTATCAGCGATCGGCACGGCATTGACTTGGCCCGAAAAATAGCCTATGAGATTGAATATACGTGGCAGGAAAACAAAGAGGTGGATGAATTCTATTTACAGGATTTGAAAACCAAATAA